The following are from one region of the Sandaracinus amylolyticus genome:
- a CDS encoding ferritin-like domain-containing protein codes for MSRSSPSLIDLIAAQRAPVVRMLRVIAGASIAATLGAGCADSHFSHPDFVESPSCTESHAWQPLDALDLPAPRTHLALVANTQVLTVVTVVDETGTRCGDATDATTCTEAFDAATIPTSEGAHHVVSTDGDRVEAWTGRARFAELLGTIDTPDEALMMVWSEGFTVECGSVSRSAVREVEGGFEVIARKTVRDCNPIVTRRFVLFVSSAGEIEEIASEEVERMDGACAGRRPEGLEPARGVRGPSAVGRYLAEIARLEASAVIAFEVMERELLALGAPEALLRAVREARADEVRHAEVMGALARARGARVEAPVVPSRPLRDALAIALENAVEGCVRETFGAIVGLHQATCAQDPALRDAMRVIAEDELRHADLSWQLAAWLEPRLDDAARAEVDRARARALVALRAEVAIDPDPELARAAGLPSARVATEIVERIARSIG; via the coding sequence ATGAGCCGCTCATCGCCCTCGCTGATCGATCTGATCGCCGCGCAACGCGCCCCCGTCGTTCGGATGCTGCGGGTGATCGCGGGCGCGTCGATCGCGGCGACGCTCGGTGCGGGCTGCGCGGACTCGCATTTCTCGCATCCCGATTTCGTCGAGTCGCCCTCGTGCACCGAGAGCCACGCGTGGCAGCCGCTCGACGCGCTCGACCTGCCCGCGCCGCGTACGCACCTCGCGCTCGTGGCCAACACCCAGGTCCTCACCGTCGTGACCGTGGTCGACGAGACGGGCACGCGGTGCGGCGACGCGACCGACGCCACGACCTGCACCGAGGCGTTCGACGCGGCGACGATCCCGACCAGCGAAGGGGCGCACCACGTGGTCTCGACGGACGGAGATCGCGTCGAGGCGTGGACCGGGCGCGCGCGATTCGCGGAGCTGCTCGGCACGATCGACACACCGGACGAGGCGCTGATGATGGTGTGGAGCGAGGGCTTCACGGTGGAGTGCGGGTCGGTGTCGCGATCCGCGGTGCGCGAGGTCGAGGGCGGCTTCGAGGTCATCGCGCGGAAGACGGTGCGCGACTGCAACCCGATCGTGACCCGTCGCTTCGTGCTCTTCGTGAGCAGCGCGGGTGAGATCGAGGAGATCGCGAGCGAGGAGGTCGAGCGCATGGACGGCGCGTGCGCGGGACGTCGCCCCGAAGGGCTCGAGCCGGCACGCGGCGTTCGAGGCCCGAGCGCGGTGGGCCGCTACCTCGCGGAGATCGCGCGGCTCGAGGCGAGCGCGGTGATCGCGTTCGAGGTGATGGAGCGCGAGCTCCTCGCGCTCGGAGCGCCCGAGGCGCTGCTGCGTGCGGTGCGCGAGGCGCGCGCCGACGAGGTCCGGCACGCCGAGGTGATGGGCGCGCTCGCTCGTGCACGCGGTGCCCGCGTGGAGGCGCCGGTCGTTCCGTCACGGCCGCTGCGCGATGCGCTCGCGATCGCGCTCGAGAACGCGGTCGAGGGCTGCGTGCGCGAGACGTTCGGGGCGATCGTCGGGCTGCACCAAGCGACCTGCGCGCAGGACCCGGCGCTCCGCGACGCGATGCGCGTGATCGCGGAGGACGAGCTGCGCCACGCCGATCTCTCGTGGCAGCTCGCGGCGTGGCTCGAGCCTCGCCTCGACGACGCGGCGCGTGCCGAGGTGGATCGTGCTCGCGCGCGTGCGCTCGTCGCGCTCCGCGCCGAGGTCGCGATCGATCCCGATCCCGAGCTCGCGCGCGCTGCGGGCCTGCCGAGCGCGCGCGTCGCGACCGAGATCGTCGAGCGCATCGCGCGCTCGATCGGATAG
- a CDS encoding MBL fold metallo-hydrolase has translation MLEPIQKITPRAIGADVDILSSFYPVPGLGLLPINAFVLRAKEPVLVDTGYVAGSAAYLDAVRTAIDPRDLRWIWLTHADPDHIGALRDVLAEAPSARLVTTFLGLGKLGLYGPIAPERVFLLNPGQSLDVGDRKLLALRPPTYDAPETTAFFDPSTRTLFSSDSFGAVLSKPVESANELGSNALRDGEVTWATIDSPWLGALETPPFERTLSSVRALAPERVLSTHLPPAFGILDTLLDNVRAARSVPPFVGPDQPAFARLLAPAPPPAPEPLHA, from the coding sequence GTGCTCGAGCCGATTCAGAAGATCACGCCGCGCGCGATCGGCGCGGACGTCGACATCCTCTCGTCGTTCTATCCGGTGCCCGGCCTCGGGCTCTTGCCGATCAACGCGTTCGTGCTGCGCGCGAAGGAGCCGGTGCTCGTGGACACCGGGTACGTCGCGGGCTCGGCCGCGTACCTCGATGCGGTGCGCACCGCGATCGATCCTCGCGATCTGCGGTGGATCTGGCTCACCCACGCCGATCCCGATCACATCGGCGCGCTGCGCGACGTGCTCGCGGAGGCGCCGAGCGCACGGCTCGTCACCACGTTCCTCGGGCTCGGCAAGCTCGGGCTCTACGGGCCGATCGCGCCCGAGCGCGTGTTCTTGCTGAACCCCGGACAGAGCCTCGACGTCGGCGATCGCAAGCTGCTCGCGCTGCGGCCGCCGACCTACGATGCGCCGGAGACGACCGCGTTCTTCGACCCGAGCACGCGCACGCTGTTCTCGTCGGACAGCTTCGGCGCGGTGCTCTCGAAGCCGGTGGAGAGCGCGAACGAGCTCGGCAGCAACGCGCTGCGCGACGGCGAGGTGACGTGGGCGACGATCGACTCGCCGTGGCTCGGCGCGCTCGAGACGCCCCCGTTCGAGCGAACGCTTTCGTCGGTGCGCGCGCTCGCGCCCGAGCGCGTGCTGAGCACGCACCTGCCGCCGGCGTTCGGCATCCTCGACACGCTGCTCGACAACGTGCGCGCGGCGCGCTCGGTGCCGCCCTTCGTCGGGCCCGATCAGCCGGCGTTCGCACGACTGCTCGCGCCCGCTCCGCCGCCGGCTCCGGAGCCGCTCCACGCGTGA
- a CDS encoding GlcG/HbpS family heme-binding protein codes for MRSIATLDLLDATVAVDAVRDALVLAGKSAVIAVADAHGDLVLLARLDGAPATSVAIATNKAWTAATQGGTTRAIGARLRNPDEAFDIAYYGDRRACGWGGGVAVVDRQGVVIGAVAVSGLPELEDERLAMIGKDAIESRLPR; via the coding sequence ATGCGATCGATTGCGACGCTGGATCTGCTGGACGCGACGGTGGCGGTCGACGCCGTGCGCGATGCCCTCGTCCTCGCGGGGAAGTCCGCGGTGATCGCGGTGGCCGACGCGCACGGCGATCTCGTGCTCCTCGCGCGGCTCGACGGCGCGCCCGCGACGTCGGTGGCGATCGCGACGAACAAGGCGTGGACCGCCGCGACCCAGGGCGGCACGACGCGCGCGATCGGTGCGCGGCTGCGCAACCCCGACGAAGCGTTCGACATCGCGTACTACGGCGATCGGCGCGCGTGTGGGTGGGGCGGCGGCGTGGCAGTGGTGGATCGCCAGGGTGTGGTGATCGGCGCGGTCGCCGTGAGCGGGCTGCCGGAGCTCGAGGACGAGCGGCTCGCGATGATCGGCAAGGACGCGATCGAGTCGCGACTCCCGCGTTAG
- a CDS encoding acyltransferase, whose amino-acid sequence MNAIAVPRARPAVVLDTGTPPPSRFDPREVAGRVARRARWHVQRRRFHFFGHDSSLERHVALHRPEAMSIGREVTVRRFARLEVVAPDAQRPVLQIGDHCMISEFVHIGAAASVILRAGSGLAAHVLIIDHEHDLRDPTDYRNTRVIAAPIDIGEQVFVGERACILRGVTIGARSIIGAGSVVNTDIPPLCVAVGAPARVVKRWDERRGEWVSVDR is encoded by the coding sequence ATGAACGCCATCGCCGTACCGCGGGCCCGCCCCGCAGTGGTGCTCGACACGGGGACGCCGCCGCCGTCGCGATTCGATCCGCGAGAGGTCGCCGGACGCGTCGCACGACGTGCGCGCTGGCACGTCCAGCGTCGCCGGTTCCACTTCTTCGGTCACGACTCGTCGCTCGAGCGACACGTCGCGCTCCACCGGCCCGAGGCGATGTCGATCGGACGCGAGGTCACGGTCCGCCGGTTCGCGCGCCTCGAGGTCGTCGCGCCCGACGCGCAGCGTCCGGTCCTGCAGATCGGCGATCACTGCATGATCTCGGAGTTCGTGCACATCGGGGCCGCGGCGAGCGTGATCCTGCGTGCCGGCTCGGGGCTCGCGGCGCACGTGCTGATCATCGACCACGAGCACGACCTGCGTGACCCGACCGACTATCGGAACACCCGCGTCATCGCGGCGCCGATCGACATCGGCGAGCAGGTGTTCGTGGGAGAGCGCGCCTGCATCCTCCGCGGCGTGACCATCGGCGCGCGGTCGATCATCGGCGCGGGGAGCGTGGTGAACACCGACATCCCGCCGCTGTGCGTGGCGGTCGGCGCGCCGGCGCGGGTGGTGAAGCGCTGGGACGAGCGCCGCGGAGAGTGGGTGTCCGTCGATCGCTGA